The Bacteroides fragilis NCTC 9343 genome includes the window TTTAAAGATTTGCCCGAAGGACAATTGAACGGTTTGATTCGTCTACAGATAAGATATGATTTGTACAATAAAGCATTCCGCGATGGAGACACCCGTAAAGATGCTTCTATGACGGCAGTCTACCAGAAACAGCAGGATGGTACAGTTAAATATATTGCTCCATTTTGTAATAAATACCAGGGAGTTCTACTTGATGGAGCTTCACAACGTAGCTTCTTGAATGATTATCCAATCTACCGATATGCCGACTGCCTGTTATTGCTTGCTGAGGCTAAAGCATTGTTGGGTGAGGATCCGACTGCCGAAATTAATCAGGTCCGTGAACGTGCTTATGGAAAAGAATTCTTTGAAGCCAACAAAGCTACATTGGCTTATCCCAATGATAAAGGAGACTTCTATACAGATAATAAATATATGTCCGGCGACGAAGATCCTTTGGAAGCTATTTTGAAAGAACGTATGCGTGAGTTTATGTTTGAGGGAAAACGTTGGTATGACTTAAGATTGCTCGGTGCAGACTATGTGACTAAACGTACTTCAGCCGTTGCTACCCGCTTATTATGGCCGATCAACGAAAGTGTATTGACAGATAATCCGGCATTAAAACAAACTCCGGGATATCAGAATTGATTATCAAGCATATCAACTTTCAGATATGACTGAAAAAAGAAGCTGCCTCCAAGAGTATTGGGGCAGCTTCTACATGTAATAAATAATCGTATTTAAAACCTATTGACTAAGTTTTATTTTTCATATCCGGGGGTCTGTTTCAGCAAGGGGTTGACACTCATGACATTTACATCAATAGGCCATAACAGCTTGTATTCTTCACTCGGATCCAAAATCGATTTGTCTGCCGGATAATTAGCCGTAGCAGAAAATGCCAGAGACTTACCGTTGGCATCATGCATACGAACCACATCAAACCAACGTTTACCTTCCCAAACAAACTCTTTATCGCGTTCATGGAGAATGGCTAATTCGTTTTCCGCATAATTTCCTTCAGTATATTTATTAGCTTCATAATCGGAGCCATATGCACGTTTACGTACTTCGTTGATATAGCCGGCACATGGATTTCCAAGACCATTTTCGACTTCAGCCATCATTAACAGAGCATCAGCATAACGATAGACAATGAAATCGGTATCGTAAATACGGTTATTATTTGAATTGATAGAACCGATAGCTTTCTGCATGACGCAGCCAAAACCTTCCTTGTTCTTTTTAGTATAATACTCTAAGAATGTCGCATCACGGCGAGTATCTTTTTCATCGTAACTTTTCCAGAAATCTTCTGTGTATTCATGGCGGAAAACGCCGCCTGTACCTTTCAGATTTAATGTATCTGTTTCGATTTTCTTGTCATCGCGACCGTAAACCTGTCCAATGAACACCGCATCCTGATAAAGAAACATACCTCCCCAATTGGTTGCCTCACCATCTGCAAAATGTAAAGTGAAAATAACCTCAGCATTGTTTCTATTGGAAGTACTGAACACATCACTAAACTTATTCAATAGCTGGAATTTACCAATTATCCCATTTAAGGCGTTTTTGGCGATCTCCAAATCAGATTTTCCGGAAGCAGTATAACCATTAATGGAAACTTTTGCAGCCCACATATAGATTTCGGCTTTTAACATTAAGGTTGCAGCTTTGGACCACATTGTTTTATCATGCTTGTTATTTATTTCCGTTGTGCCAAAATAACTTTCTGATTTTCCGATATCTTCTTTTATGAAAGATAAAGTAGCTTCCGGGGTAGCACGTTCAACGTAGAATTTGTCTGCGGTAACTTTACCATCCAACAACTCCACAGTTGTGACTATAGGTACACCACCATAAGTTTTATAAAGCATAAAATAATAAAGTGCCCTTAAACCGTATGCCTGTCCTAAGTAGGTTTTTCTATCTGCTTCACTTAGGAAAGCACACTCATTTTCAACTTTTTGAATAAAGTGATTTACTTGCATAATAGGACTGTATAGTCCAAACCAGTTAGTGAATCCCGGATTATCTTGACTTAAGGTATTGGTACGCAGTATAGCGTAGTCCAAACTCGTATTTTGAGAAGAGCTGCCAACGCGTTGTGTACCACCACGCAGTTCTCCCAAGCAATAAAACATGTCATAGTTTCCTCTCAATTGAGAATGCATTCCGTACATGAATCCTTCTACCTGGGCTTCATTATTCCAGTAATTACCACTTCCGAAATAATCTTCGGGAGCAAGGTCCAACGCATCACATGACGTATAAAGAACAGATGATACAAATAAGGAAATGATATATATTATTTTTTTCATAATTTATATTTTTATATTTAGAAAGAAACATTAATACCAAAAATCACTGTGCGAGGCAATGGATATCCTCCATTATTATCAGCTTTTTCGGGTGAGAATAAGTGCTTTGCTTCTGTCAAATAACCTAAATTCTGACCTGTTATTGAAAGTTCTACATTAGATAACTTAGCTTTCTGAACCAATATTGAAGGCAATTTATATGACAGTGATAATTCGCGTAATGCTATATAGTTTCCATTATAGGCAAACATGGATGAACTACGGCAATAATTACGTTTACCCAATTGATCGGCCCATACATAAGTCGGATATTTAGCATTCGGATTTTCCGGAGTCCATGTGTTTTTGGTCTCCTCAATAGTATTGTATGTACCTTGAGCACATGACATGATCCACATCGTTTTCCAGTCTACAGCAGTGAATCCCAAAGCATAGTCGAAACGTGCCGACAAGGTAAGGTCCTTCCAACTTACAGTTGTATTGATACCACCGGTCCATTTAGGAACAGTATTTCCAACCTTTACCATGTCATAATTGTCAATGACTCCATCGTTATTAACATCTTTCCATTTTACGTCACCCGGCTGAATGGGAAGAGCATTCGACTTCTGAGAATCTGTCAGTTTATTGTAACCTTCAGCGCCACCATACAGAGGACGGCCGCTAGAACCATTGTTACCTGTTGTCAAATCAATCAGATTAGCGGGTATTTCATCTTGAGATTTGTACAGTCCTTCTGCAACAAACATGTAGAGATCACCCGGACGTTGGCCCTCCTGGTATCCTCCGACCCATTTCTTTTCATCTCCGTTTCCTGTATAAACTTGATAAGCACTCTGACGATTTCTTTCAAGTCCGTTATCCGGCAAAGAAACAACCTTGTTTTTGTTCAAAGCACCATTCCAGTTTAAATTCCATTTCCAGTCCTTAGCATCAATAATCCGGAAACCTAATTCAAACTCAAAACCTTGATTCTGGAACTCACCATTGTTTGAAGTAACCGAACTTACACCTGAAGTGGAAGGAACTGTGATATTAGCATATTTATCACTGGTCAGACGATTGTAATAAGTTAAATTGGCATTGATTCGATTTTCTAAGAAGCCCATATCCAAACCTACTTCAAAAGTTCTCGATTTTTCCCACATCAAATAGGGATTAGGAATGTTACTCAATAAGAAACCGGTTGAACCATTATAACGATTACTTCCATAAGCACCTTGCACTGTATAGTTACCAACAAAGTTCTTGTTTACATTACCATTTAAACCAAAGCTGGCGCGTAATTTACC containing:
- a CDS encoding RagB/SusD family nutrient uptake outer membrane protein; translation: MKKIIYIISLFVSSVLYTSCDALDLAPEDYFGSGNYWNNEAQVEGFMYGMHSQLRGNYDMFYCLGELRGGTQRVGSSSQNTSLDYAILRTNTLSQDNPGFTNWFGLYSPIMQVNHFIQKVENECAFLSEADRKTYLGQAYGLRALYYFMLYKTYGGVPIVTTVELLDGKVTADKFYVERATPEATLSFIKEDIGKSESYFGTTEINNKHDKTMWSKAATLMLKAEIYMWAAKVSINGYTASGKSDLEIAKNALNGIIGKFQLLNKFSDVFSTSNRNNAEVIFTLHFADGEATNWGGMFLYQDAVFIGQVYGRDDKKIETDTLNLKGTGGVFRHEYTEDFWKSYDEKDTRRDATFLEYYTKKNKEGFGCVMQKAIGSINSNNNRIYDTDFIVYRYADALLMMAEVENGLGNPCAGYINEVRKRAYGSDYEANKYTEGNYAENELAILHERDKEFVWEGKRWFDVVRMHDANGKSLAFSATANYPADKSILDPSEEYKLLWPIDVNVMSVNPLLKQTPGYEK